A single region of the Mechercharimyces sp. CAU 1602 genome encodes:
- a CDS encoding GDSL-type esterase/lipase family protein, producing the protein MMNIKGRLSWIILMLFSLGVCLLWLLGFVWAIYDNNGSTGQTVMGNSSQEETALTDEGGLLLGLGDSITRGTGDNSGQGYFGYVRQSLREQTSDQVKAVNLGIKGQTSSELVTRLEEESMQAQLQQAKWITISIGGNDLFRGSGELDKIDLEASAQTKDTYEENVSKIFANIRKQNKDATIFIYGLYNPFGKLEDAETTSSLVQEWNELMHELAAQEEKIVVVPTYDLFQLNPKGYLYSDQFHPNHAGHQAMAERLLQAMGISSRSDGGEAQ; encoded by the coding sequence ATGATGAATATCAAAGGTCGGTTAAGCTGGATTATATTAATGCTCTTTTCACTAGGAGTTTGCCTACTATGGCTTCTGGGTTTTGTGTGGGCTATTTACGATAATAATGGCTCGACAGGTCAAACTGTTATGGGAAATTCATCGCAGGAGGAAACTGCCTTAACGGATGAAGGTGGATTATTGTTAGGGTTGGGGGACTCGATCACGAGAGGGACAGGAGATAATAGTGGTCAGGGCTATTTTGGCTATGTGCGTCAATCACTGCGGGAGCAGACTTCAGACCAAGTAAAGGCCGTTAACTTGGGAATCAAGGGGCAAACTTCAAGTGAACTAGTTACCAGATTAGAGGAAGAAAGCATGCAAGCCCAACTGCAACAGGCGAAATGGATAACGATATCTATTGGTGGAAATGATCTATTTCGTGGGAGTGGGGAACTAGATAAGATTGATTTAGAAGCTTCTGCTCAGACAAAAGATACATATGAGGAAAATGTAAGCAAGATATTTGCAAACATTCGTAAGCAGAATAAGGATGCTACGATCTTTATCTATGGATTGTACAACCCTTTTGGAAAATTAGAGGATGCCGAAACGACTTCATCTCTTGTGCAAGAGTGGAATGAATTGATGCATGAGTTAGCGGCACAAGAAGAAAAAATCGTGGTTGTGCCTACGTATGATCTCTTTCAACTGAATCCAAAGGGTTATTTATACTCCGATCAATTTCATCCGAATCATGCTGGGCATCAGGCAATGGCAGAGCGTTTATTGCAAGCGATGGGGATTTCATCGAGAAGTGATGGGGGCGAGGCACAATGA
- a CDS encoding ABC transporter ATP-binding protein: protein MKREEPILKVEGLSKCIGKQEIVSDLSFEVGAGEIFGFLGPNGAGKTTTIRMLVGLISPTKGNIHIGGYHLRRQFLQAIGHVGSIVENPEMYPYLTGRENLEVFARMQQGVTPARIMEVAQLVELEKRIDDKVGTYSLGMRQRLGIAQALLGNPKLLILDEPTNGLDPAGIKEMRHFIRALSRDHGMSVFVSSHILHEVQLLCDRVSIIHEGKIVKTGRVEQLLEGEVRVDWSLHPYQQAQSVLSTLPYVSQVDVLDSSRISTLLPVENIAQVNQTLVEAGIEVMEVRQRGNTLEDIFLDLTGGSASA from the coding sequence ATGAAGCGAGAGGAACCTATATTAAAAGTAGAAGGACTAAGCAAATGTATTGGGAAGCAGGAGATCGTAAGTGATCTCTCTTTTGAGGTGGGAGCAGGGGAGATATTTGGCTTTCTAGGTCCCAATGGGGCTGGGAAAACAACGACGATACGGATGCTAGTGGGACTAATCAGTCCCACTAAAGGAAATATACATATTGGTGGTTACCATCTACGTCGGCAATTTCTACAGGCGATTGGGCATGTTGGTAGTATTGTAGAAAACCCGGAGATGTATCCGTACCTGACCGGACGAGAAAACTTAGAGGTTTTTGCACGTATGCAGCAGGGAGTTACTCCTGCTCGGATTATGGAAGTAGCTCAGTTGGTTGAGTTAGAGAAGCGGATTGACGACAAAGTGGGTACATACTCGCTAGGGATGAGGCAGCGATTAGGAATTGCGCAAGCATTATTAGGAAATCCGAAGCTGCTTATTTTAGACGAACCTACAAATGGCTTAGACCCAGCAGGAATTAAAGAGATGCGCCATTTTATACGTGCCCTCTCTCGGGATCACGGGATGAGCGTTTTTGTTTCCAGCCATATCCTCCATGAAGTTCAATTACTGTGTGATCGCGTCTCTATCATTCATGAAGGAAAGATTGTGAAGACAGGACGAGTGGAGCAATTGCTAGAAGGGGAAGTGAGGGTGGATTGGTCTTTGCACCCGTATCAGCAAGCACAATCTGTTCTTTCTACTTTGCCATATGTATCCCAAGTAGATGTGTTGGATAGCTCTCGTATCTCTACCTTACTGCCTGTGGAGAATATTGCACAAGTAAATCAAACTTTGGTGGAAGCTGGAATCGAAGTGATGGAAGTTCGGCAACGTGGAAATACGCTAGAGGATATCTTCCTCGATTTGACTGGGGGGAGCGCTAGTGCGTAG
- a CDS encoding ABC transporter permease subunit — MRSMTGLVYNEMLKMVRKKRMMVIILILALVIPIFTYAQYHAIQSAVEQLGTSDWRTMLQQQIADDQNRLSSSRLPEEWRAWIEMRIQQQQYYLDHDINPTAPGAPTFVRGFIEEGVALFLPLLMVVVASDLVSSEYAGGTIKLLLTRSIRRWQVLASKYIALVLTVSMILAVTLLFSYLVSGLIFGYSGWTMPVLTGFQEVNGEILFEQVHVVPQWQYIIMAFGLGWFACIAVATISFMVSVLMRSTAAGMGVMMAALVTGGLLAQLAPTWSVVKYIPFTNLQLIDYLSGEPLLIDGMSLPFSITVLALTAIISLIVAFTVFIRRDVLA; from the coding sequence GTGCGTAGTATGACAGGGCTTGTATACAATGAAATGTTGAAGATGGTACGTAAGAAGCGAATGATGGTCATTATCCTCATCCTGGCACTGGTTATTCCTATTTTTACGTATGCACAGTACCATGCCATTCAATCGGCTGTAGAACAGCTGGGTACCAGTGATTGGCGCACGATGCTCCAACAGCAGATTGCAGATGATCAGAACAGACTCTCTTCTAGCCGCTTACCAGAAGAGTGGAGAGCGTGGATAGAGATGAGAATTCAGCAACAACAGTATTACTTGGATCACGATATTAATCCAACCGCTCCAGGGGCTCCTACCTTTGTCCGAGGATTTATCGAAGAAGGAGTAGCCTTATTTCTCCCCTTGTTGATGGTGGTAGTTGCTTCTGATCTTGTCTCTTCTGAATATGCAGGTGGGACGATTAAGCTGCTGCTTACTCGCTCAATTCGGCGCTGGCAGGTGCTGGCCAGCAAGTATATTGCCTTGGTCTTGACTGTCTCAATGATTTTGGCAGTTACGTTACTTTTCTCTTATCTGGTTTCAGGGCTTATTTTTGGGTACTCGGGTTGGACGATGCCTGTATTAACCGGCTTTCAAGAGGTAAATGGTGAAATTCTCTTCGAACAGGTTCATGTTGTGCCACAGTGGCAATATATCATTATGGCATTCGGTCTGGGTTGGTTTGCTTGTATAGCTGTGGCGACCATTTCCTTTATGGTCTCTGTGTTGATGCGGAGTACAGCAGCAGGGATGGGTGTGATGATGGCAGCTTTGGTTACGGGAGGATTGTTGGCCCAGCTAGCACCCACTTGGAGTGTAGTAAAGTACATTCCTTTCACTAATTTACAATTAATTGATTATCTATCGGGAGAGCCGCTATTAATTGATGGGATGAGTTTACCCTTTTCGATAACGGTGCTGGCGCTAACCGCAATAATTAGTTTAATTGTTGCTTTTACAGTCTTTATTCGGCGTGATGTATTAGCATAG
- a CDS encoding H-type small acid-soluble spore protein, with amino-acid sequence MDVIRAQQIVDSPDQIPVYYQNKQIWIQRVDQEEKKAHIHPLKEEGSQQSVPVSELSERMQ; translated from the coding sequence ATGGATGTCATACGAGCGCAACAAATTGTCGATTCCCCAGATCAAATACCTGTCTACTACCAAAACAAACAAATTTGGATTCAACGGGTAGACCAGGAAGAAAAAAAAGCACACATTCATCCCCTAAAAGAGGAGGGAAGTCAGCAGAGCGTTCCTGTATCAGAGTTGAGTGAGCGCATGCAGTAA
- a CDS encoding HAD family hydrolase produces the protein MYKYILFDVDGVLLSEERCFDASALAVWEMLYHDRFVGLPQEDFILTPSAGELKSIRAEVFCEDEILVWLKQQGMNSNWDMVTVVFGWVWGQLLSYRYPSTSERNLFLQSNERLRDQFDQLRKSDAINGFVPDFSSFLSVFPGFYRQGESMLVALDRYMREQGGVDSSFCLRTGELWALGRDLFQEWYLGDDRYEGAEGKKPRTRGKKGFLDQEVPLAKPEAIYQVLEMAKKQGSALGIGTGRPRVETVVPLTQLGLLSAFDEHRVVTATEVLSATKRKPDQSWGKPHPYTYVQGYIGTNVHQEQAMTAVLPLPQAEEILVVGDSVADLLAARKMGAHFAATLTGLMGEKARDKFIELQADYVLQDVTQLPTVWGESQQ, from the coding sequence GTGTATAAGTACATCTTATTTGATGTGGATGGTGTGTTACTAAGTGAAGAGCGTTGTTTTGATGCTTCGGCATTGGCAGTGTGGGAAATGTTATATCACGATCGTTTTGTGGGATTACCACAAGAAGACTTTATCTTGACTCCGTCTGCGGGGGAATTGAAAAGTATTCGTGCTGAGGTGTTTTGTGAAGATGAGATTCTAGTGTGGTTAAAACAACAAGGGATGAATTCTAATTGGGATATGGTGACCGTCGTATTTGGATGGGTGTGGGGTCAATTGTTATCCTATAGGTATCCGTCTACTAGTGAACGGAATCTCTTTTTGCAGTCCAATGAAAGATTGAGAGATCAATTTGATCAGCTACGAAAATCAGATGCTATTAACGGTTTTGTCCCTGATTTCTCCTCTTTTCTGTCCGTATTTCCAGGGTTTTATCGACAAGGGGAATCGATGTTGGTGGCGCTTGATCGATATATGCGGGAACAAGGGGGTGTGGACTCCTCGTTTTGTCTGCGAACGGGAGAATTATGGGCACTAGGAAGAGACTTGTTTCAAGAGTGGTATTTAGGGGATGATCGCTATGAAGGTGCAGAAGGGAAAAAGCCTCGTACTAGGGGGAAGAAGGGGTTTTTAGATCAGGAAGTTCCGTTAGCAAAACCAGAAGCGATTTATCAAGTCTTAGAGATGGCGAAAAAACAAGGATCTGCGCTAGGGATTGGTACAGGTCGACCACGTGTAGAAACAGTCGTACCGTTGACTCAGCTCGGATTACTTTCTGCCTTTGATGAGCACCGGGTTGTAACGGCGACGGAGGTTTTAAGTGCAACCAAAAGAAAGCCAGACCAATCTTGGGGTAAGCCGCATCCGTATACGTATGTACAAGGGTATATTGGAACTAATGTTCATCAGGAACAGGCAATGACAGCCGTGCTTCCACTCCCACAAGCGGAAGAGATTCTGGTAGTGGGGGATTCTGTGGCGGATTTATTGGCGGCTCGTAAGATGGGTGCCCACTTTGCGGCTACACTTACGGGTCTGATGGGGGAGAAGGCACGGGATAAATTTATTGAATTGCAGGCAGACTATGTGTTGCAAGATGTGACGCAACTGCCTACAGTCTGGGGCGAGAGTCAACAATAG